The Streptomyces sp. NBC_00236 DNA window CCTGCGCGCTCCTTGCGCTTCCACTCCGTGTACATCGAGCTGGCCGTACGCGCGATGGCGATGATGTCAGGGGCCTGGGAGTCTGCGTCACAAGCGCGGCACCAAGCGCGGATGTCGGCGTCAGACGGCTGACTGACGCCGCCCTGCATGCGGCTTACCTTGGACCCGTGCCATCCGGTCCGATAGGCCACGTCTCGCCCCGTCAGCCCAGCGTCTAGCCGCAGCTCACGAAGGCGCGCGGCTACCCGCTCGCGGGCTTCTGCGACCCGGGCTGACGGGGATGGAGACGGTTCGGACACCTGTGATCAGACCCGGTAGTCCTCGTGCGGGATGGCACGTTCCCAGACTGCGCGGAACGCTTCGGCGTGCCGCTCCACGACGTCGGCCCGCTCCTCCAGTTCATCGCGCACGTGCGCTCCCGTAGCTGCGAAGTGATGCACACGGATCCGCTCGTCGTCGAACAACCAGAAGTCGTTGACTGGCACGAGGAGGTCTACCGCGAGTCGGCGTGGAAGCCATCTGACCTCCTCGCCGGCTTCGATGTTCCGTGGCGTACGTGCGTGCTCGAACCGGACGTACTCACTCAACGGCTCAGACACGATTCGGGCACGTCGGATGACGACCCCGCGTGATGTCGCCTCTGCGATGGCGTCGTGAAAGCTGCTCCACCACGACGAGCGGTCGCCGTTGTCGTAACGGCGACCGGCACGCCACGCAGTGAAGTCGCTGTTCTCCTTGGGGATCCCGTAGGTGTCACGGGTCTCCAGGTGGACAGCTGACCGACGGCAGTTCGCCAGTAGCTCAGCGAACGGCGGAACGGTCTGCGACATCAACGACCTTCCTCAGCACATCGATCATTCGGGCAGGGAGGCGAACCACCGCTTCACTGTCCGGAATGGGGCCCGACTCCAGGCACTTCAGCTGAAGCATCTCGTCCGCCTTCCATCCTTGGACGACGAACTCCTGTGCCACGTCGTCGAACCATACCGACGGGCAGTGATCCTCTTCTGAATCAGGGTCCTTCGCGATGAAATGTAACGTCATGATTCCTCCATGTCGTCGGGGTTGCGCAAGGTTCTACGACGATGACGCGGAGTAGGCGCGCGGTCAAGGGCGCAACAGCCGCAGCCGGCCCCGTCCCTCCTTCTGCGGTACGTCGGCGTTGCAGTGGCCGCACGTGATGGCGCACTGTGGCTTGGCGGGCTTGGTGAAGTCCATGGGGTGTCCTCTCGATGATGCTCGGGGAAGCCCTGGAGGGCCCATGTCGGGCCGCTCCAGGGCGAGTTGTAGGCGTGCGAGTGGGCCGCCCTCCCATGCCGGGAGAGCGGCCCTGTGTGCGTCAGGCGGCCTCACTCATCTGATCCACCGTCCTGTCTCGATAGCTGCTGCCGTGGATTCCTCGTGCGCGACGACCTCCGTCCGCACAA harbors:
- a CDS encoding DUF6879 family protein, yielding MSQTVPPFAELLANCRRSAVHLETRDTYGIPKENSDFTAWRAGRRYDNGDRSSWWSSFHDAIAEATSRGVVIRRARIVSEPLSEYVRFEHARTPRNIEAGEEVRWLPRRLAVDLLVPVNDFWLFDDERIRVHHFAATGAHVRDELEERADVVERHAEAFRAVWERAIPHEDYRV